The candidate division KSB1 bacterium sequence CTTCACGGTTTGCAAATAGGCAAAAATAGCGGCCAAATCTTCCTCCGTCATGCCGGCGTACATCGTCCATGGCATCACGGTGTTGTCGTCTCCTTGGGGCGTTGGAATGTGACTGGCGCTTGAGTCGAGATATTCTTTAAAGCGGCCGATGAAATATTCTTTGTCCCACGCGCCGATGCCGGTGTCTTGCTCCGGCGTGATATTGGCGGAGCGCACGACCTTGCCCCAGGGAAAGCGAAATTCCTGCCCGCCGGCGAAGTCCATGCCCGGCAGCGATTGGCCCTGCGCATCAACCGGCGTGTGGCAGAAGTGGCATCCGGCGACGGTGTTTAAATATTTGCCGTAGGCCAGTGTGTCCGAGGTTGCCGGACGCGGCTGCGGTTCATACGGCTTGGGAATCGTCCGCACGATGAAATTGAGCGGAAAATTGAGCTGCGATCTTTTAACTTCATTTTGAATCGGCGGCAGCGTTCGGAGATAGGCGACAATGGCCTCGGCGTCATCTTGCGACAGCGCGCTGTAAATCGGATACGGCATGAATGGAAAAAGCGCCTGGCCGTCTTTGTTGACCCCGGCCGTGAACGCATGCAAAATCTCGCCGTCGGTCCAATTGCCCAGCGCCGCCGGCGTGATGTTGGGAACATAGAACGTGCCGATGGGTTCGGCAAATTCAGCGCCGCCCTTGCCTTCGGTGCCAGGCTCAAGGGGGCCGGAGTAATAATCGAAATTTCGTGTCGAATGGCAGTCGATGCAGACGGTCACGTGATTCGCCAGATACTTCCCGCGCGCGACTTTTTCCGGCGCCGGTTCGATGGTGAGATTCGGCGCCGGGCCGGCTTTGGGAAAGCTTGACATGAAATAAATCAAGCCGGCGCCCATGAGCACAACCAACGCCAGAACGATTCCTCCCAGAATTTTCAAGAATTTTTTCATAACGATCCTTTCTTTGGGTTAATGAAAAACGTATCAAAGATAATAAAATAGCCGCCCAATTTCAAAGGAAAAATTTGTTGCGGGCAAGAAATCAGCTTGACATTGCAAGCGCATTTTTGTATTCTTTAGCCGCAATTCAGGAAAGGAAACAAACGTGAAATCAACCACCGGCGGCGAAATCATCGCCAGCATGCTGGCCAACGAAGGCGTGGAAAAAGTTTTCGGCATCATCGACGGCACTTATTTCGGCCTGTATTCGAATTTGAAAAAATTCGGCATCGAGCTGATCAGTCCGCGCCACGAAGCCTGCGCTCTGCATATAGCCGGGGCGTACGCGCGTTTGACCGGCAAGCTCGGCGTCGCCATCGCCAGCAACGGCCCGGGCGTCGCGAATGCGTTGTCCGGCGTCGCCGTCGAAAACGGCGAAGGCAATCGGGTTCTGCTCATCACCAGCACGCGCCGGACCGGCATCGGCTATCCCGACCGCGGCGGCACGTATCAATATTTCAATCAGGTCGGCGCGATCAAGCCGATCTCGAAATGGAGCGGCGTTGCAGCTTCCTTTAATCGCCTCCAGGAAATGATGCGCCGCGCCTTTCGCATTTCGTATCACGGGCGGCCCGGCGTCGTGCATGTCGACGTGCCGGAAGATCTCATGAACGGCAAAACCGAGGCGCAGAGTTTCGTGTTGCCGTCGCGGTATCGCCGTCTTGAAGCGATGGCGGCAAGCGAGGCGCAAATTGAGCGCGCCGCTGAAATGCTGGTTGCCGCCAGACTTCCGATGATTCATGCCGGCAGCGGCGTTATTCACTCCGGCGCTTTCGCCGAGCTGCAAACAGTTGCGGAAATTTTGCACGCACCGGTGACGACGAGCTGGGGCGGGCGCAGCGTTTTTCCGGAGACGCATGAGCTGGCGATGCCGATGATTTACATCAAGCTCAACCATCAAGTGCGCAACGCCGCCGATCTCGTGCTCACGCTGGGCTCGCGCCTCGGCGAAACCGATTGGTGGGGCAAGCCGCCGTATTGGGCCTCGCCGGCCGGGCAGAAGATGATTCAAGTGGACATCGACGAGGAGATTTTGGGGCTCAACAAACCCGTTGACCTTGCCGTTCTTTCCGATATCAAAATTTTCCTGGCGAAGCTGCTTGAGAAATTGCCGCCGCTGCAAGACAAAATGCCGCTGGCAGAGCGCCGCAAAGCAGTAAAGAAGTTTCAAGCCGCGCGAGCCAAATTCCGCCGGGAGTTCGATGCGCCTCTCAAAGACAAATCCGCGCCGATGAACCCGGCGCACGTCGCGGCAGTGTGCCGCCGGTTTTTTCCCGACGACGCCGTTTGCGTGATTGACGGCGGCAACACCGCGGTGTGGGCGCATTTTTTCCACGAAGCGCGCGTGCCCAACACCATTTTGCAAACCGCGAAATTCGGCATGTTGGGCGCCGGCGTGGCCCAAGCCCTGGGCGCCGCCGTGGCTTTTCCCGAACGCCAAATTTATTGCATCATCGGCGACGGGGCGATGGGTTTCAATCTCCAGGAAATCGAAACTGCGGTGCGCAACAAGTTGAAAGTGATCTATCTCGTTTGCTGCGACAAACAATGGGGCATGGTGAAAATGAATCAGCAATTTGCCCTGAAGCCGGTCAAAACATTGGTTAAAAAATCTCTCGCTGCCGATGAAACCATCAACGCTGATTTGAGCGAGATTCAATTCGACAAGCTGGCCGCAAGCATGGGCGCGCACGGCGAACGAGTGGCCGATCCCCAAGAGCTGCAACCGGCGCTCGAACGCAGCCGCGCCGCCGGCAAATGCGCCGTCATTCATGTCGATGTCAATCCCGTCAAACACTTATGGGCGCCGGGGTTGATTTATTTTAAAGAGATGCACAAGGAGCCGAAGGGGAAATAATTCGTATGCCAGTTGACCAGCTTCAGCTCAATTTCAATCCCGACAGCATTCGTCTTCTCAACTTCATTCTGGGTCTGGTCATGTTCGGCGTCGCGCTCGATCTCAAATTCGACGACTTCAAGCGCCTGGCGGCTTCGCCGGTTCCGCCGCTCATCGGATTGTTCGCGCAATTCCTTCTGCTGCCGGCGCTTTCTTTTCTCTGGTCGCTGATTTTAAACCCGCTGCCCAGCATCGCGCTCGGCATGATGCTCATCGCGGCTTGTCCGGGCGGCAATGTTTCGAATTTTCTCACTCACCTCGCCGGCGGCAATACCGCGCTCTCGGTGAGCATGACGGCGATTTCCACCGCAGTGGCGCTGGTGATGACGCCGATCAATCTCACCTTTTGGGGAAGGTTGAATGCAAACACCTCGCCGATTTTGCAACATGTCAATCTCGATCCCCGCGAAGTTTTTTATACCATCGTGATCATTTTGGGAATTCCGTTGTTTGCCGGCATGATGATGGCGCATCATGCGCCCAAAATCACGGCGCGTTTGCGCCCGCCGCTCAAAATTTTTTCCATCGCTTTTTTTGTTGTCTTCATTCTCATTGCGTTTGCGATGAATTGGGATAATTTTCTCGCTTATGTTCCCCGAATCTGGTATGCGGTTTTAATTCAAAATGCCCTTGCGCTTTCCGGCGGCTATGCGATCAGCCGCTTGTTTCGCCTTCCCCGGCGTGATGCCCGCGCCATCAGCATCGAGACCGGCATTCAAAACTCGGCGTTGGGTCTTGCGTTGATTTTTCAGTTTTTCGCCGGATTGGGCGGCATGGCCTTGGTCGCGGCCTGGTGGGGAATTTGGCATTTGATTTCCGGGCTGAGCTTGGCGATGGTGTGGTCAAAGCGGCCGGTGTGATACAATGGGAATCAGCAAAAAAGCTTGAAACACACTGCTGTATTTTCTAAATTATTGTATATATCAAGAATGAGTTGGATTCAAAAATATTTACAAAACCATGCAAACAATATACAACTTACCCCTTATTCTGGAGCCTCAGCCCGAAGGTGGTTATACAGTAGCTTGTCCAATTTTGCCAGAACTTATTACGGAGGGCGATTCGATCCAAGAAGCTTTTGCCAATGCTTCAGATGCTTTGCCAGCAATTACCGAAGCCTACGAAGACCTTGAACGCCCCTTGCCGCCAGCTTTGCAACGATTAACAATTGACACACCGATATCAATTGAAACCCTTGTCCCCGTAGGATAAAACAATTAATTTTGATTTTAAAGCCATCCGTTTTGATCACCGGCGCTGCCGGTTATCTCGGTCAAGAAACTTTGCAACAGCTTGCGCAACAACGCGACAAGCTTCGCCGGCTTGTTGCGATGGATGTTCGCGACGTTGCGCCCGAGAAACGGCTTGCCGGAGTTGAATATATTGGGGCCGACATTCGCTCGCCGGAGATGGCGGCGTGGTTCAAAGAATTCAGTGTTGACATCGTGGTTCATTTAGCCGCCATCGTGACTCCCGGCCGCCGAAGCCATCGCGAGCTGGAATATTCGGTGGATGTTTTGGGCACGGAAAATGTTCTCAAGGCCTGCGTCGAAGCCGGTGTCAAAAAAATCATTGTCACCAGTAGCGGCGCGGCCTACGGTTATCATCCCGACAACCCGGCGTGGCTGCAAGAAAATCATCCTTTGCGCGGCAATGAAGAATTTGCCTATTCGTATCACAAGCGCCTGGTTGAAGAAATGCTGGCGCGCTATCGCGAGCAACATCCGGACTTGCAGCAGCTTGTTTTCCGGCCCGGCGTCGTGCTCGGGAAAAATGTGAACAACCAAATCACCGCGCTGTTTGAAAAGAAATTCGTGCTGGGTTTGCGCGGGGCCGAGTCTCCGTTCGTTTTTGTCTGGGATCAGGATGTTGCCGCGTGCCTGGTGAAAGGCGTCTTGGAGAATAAAACCGGCATTTATAATTTGGCCGGCGACGGCGCGCTCAGCATGAGAGAAATCGCGGCGATGCTGAAAAAACCGTATCTGCCGCTGCCGGCGACGCTGGTCAAAAGCGCGTTGTGGCTGTTGCGCCAATTGCGGTTGAGCCAATATGGTCCTGAGCAGGTGAATTTTCTCCGCTACCGCCCGGTGCTGTCGAATCAAAAACTCAAAACCGGGTTCGGATACGTTCCCAGCAAAAACGCCCAAGAAGTCTTTGAATATTATTTGTCGGAAAAAGCGGTGGTGAGAAAATATGACAATCAAAAAAGAAAGTAGAAGCTCAATTTCAAAAGCCAAATCCTCTTTGGAAATTGGAGAGTTTTGGGATACACACGATTTAACCGATTATTGGGATAAAACTCGTCCGGCACAGTTTGAAGTGGACATGCAATCGGAAGCGACTCGAGTTTATTTTTTTCGAAATGTCACGGATAAAACAAAACACCCCGCTGAAGCTGCCAGCCCCGGATAAATCGGCTGCAGTCCCAGCCAATAGGCACCGTTTACACCCGCCAACATCCACAATCCCGACAACGCTGCGCTGAGAAACATCGACAGCAGCGCCCAGGTTTTCGGCATTTTCCATTTCTCCGAAAAACTTGCAGCCAGCGGCACGAGCAGCGCCGGCGTCGCCAGCGAGCCGAGTTGATACCAAATGGCCACAACCGACTGCGACCACAGGGCGATCACAACCGCCGCAGCAAAGGTGACAATCAAGCCCAGCCGTGAAAAAAAAGTGGCGAGTTTCTCCTCGCCGCGCCCGCCGATTTTCCACAGCAAATCCTTGCCAAACGTGATCGCGGAGAGAAAAGCATAGCTGTCAATCGTCGACATGATCGTCGCGAGCAACGACAGAAAGAACAAGCCGCGCGCCAAAGGCGGCAACAGCTTCGCAGCAAGCTGCGGATAGGACTCGACGGGATTTTCCAAATTGGGCAGAATCGCCGCGGCATACAGGCCGGTCGTGGTCGTCATGAAATCAAAGAGCATCCAACACAGCACGGAAATCAGAATGCCGTTGCGCGCGACTTTTTCGTTTTTGGCCGCGTAGCAGCGTTGGTAAAATGTCGGATCGACCAGCGTGCTCATGGCGATGAAATACCACACGAAAATATATTGCGGAGAATTTTCGCCGCGCCAGGTGAGATGCGGCGGCGGGAGGTTGTTCTCGAGAAATTCCCACGTTCCGAATCGGCTCGCCGCAAAAACGAGCATCACGATGAAGCCGGCGTACATGAGAAGAAACTGTAAAATCTCGGTGCGAACAATTGCGGCAAGCCCTCCGCGAAACGCATAAATCATCGAGAGCAGCGCGCCGAGTGTTACGCCGAGCCACAACGGCCAGCCGAACAGCATCCGGCAAAGCACGCCGATCATCAGCACGTAAGGCGCCGGCGTCGACAGGACGAAAATAAAAAGGGCGCCGGCCATGCTGGTGCCGCGGCCGTAAGCCTTTTCGAGTTGATCCGGAATGGTATAAAAAAGCGTTCGCCGCGCGCGCGCCGCGATGAAAAGCGCAAAGACCACGGCGTAAAGATAATATGGCGCGCCAAAGACCAGCCAATTCGACAAACCATACTTGTAACTAAATTCTCCCACGCCGAGAATGCCGCCGTACCAGGTTGAAACCAGCGTGGCGACAAACGCCGGCAGCGAAAGGCGGCGCCCGGCCACAAGATATTCCGCCATCGAGCTGCTGTCGCGCCGCGAACGCATGAAGCCGAGCACAAAAAGGGATAACAGATAAAACGCCAATAAAAAATATTCGGTTGTGCTCAGGATCATGGCAATTTGTTCGATGGTTCAGCTTCTCATTTCACCTCGGCTTGGTAGAAAATAAAATTTTGCCAAAACAATCTCAAGTTGTTTTGATAATTTTTATTGTGTCGTAGCTTCTTAGAATTTTGTGCCTGGAAGGGTGCTGGGACGAAAAATTACTTCGTGAGCAACCGTTTCAAAGCCTCCCGCGCTGCCGGCTCGTCGCGATGAGAAAGCGCACGCACCGCGGCTTTGCGCACGCGCGCATCCGCGTCTTTGTTCAAGACTTCTTCGAGAATCGAAATGGCCTCCGCGCTTTCCGGTCTGGAGAGCATCGTCGCCGCTGCCGCGCGCATCGCCCAATTCTCGTGTTGGCGCGCCAATATTTTAATCTCCGGCAGCGCCGTTTTTTCATCGCGATCCAGCAGCGCCGCCAGGGCTTGCAAATGCACTTGCTCGTCGTCGTTTAAAAATTTCGCATAAGCCTTGCTGTTAAAACTCCACTCGTGCCCGAAGCGCATGCCTTCGCACAACCCAATCTCCGGCATCGGCGGAATAGCCGGAATCGGTGGAATTGGAATCGGCGCCAGCGCGGAATTGGCGGAAGGTCCGGCATGGGAGGAATATCCTGAAAAAGCGCAAATGGCGCGCTTGCAGCAAGATTTTCAGAAGCCTCCTGCATGGTCATGTTGATTTCATCCCAATCGATATTTTCGAGCGCAGCCCGCGCCAGTTCGATCACCGGTTCGACTTCCCACCAAGCGCCTTCGAAGATTGGGTCCACATCAACCAATTCATCAAAAAAATCCCATTCTCCCGTCGCCAGGCGAGCTTGATGTTTCGCCGCTTCAGCGCGTATCCTGGCTTTTTCCGCCGCAATTCGGGCGCGTTCGGCATCAGTTTTTTGTTTTCCAGTTTCCAGTTGTAAAACGCGGGCGCGCTGCAATGGTTTGGCTGCTGCACTGTCGCGAGGCGCCTTGGACTGTGCGATAGCCAAAATCGGCAACGCGGTGATACCAACCGCCGCAAGAACGAGTGCGGCTCGTTTCATGTTGCACCTCTCGGTTTATTCTTTAGTGAAAAGCAGGTTTGCAAAAAATTTGATTATTTCTCTCCGCGCATAATTTTTTTCAAGGCCTCTGCCGCTTTGGGCGAATCAATCTGTGACAAGGCCGCCACCGCGGCTTTGCGCAATTGCAGATTCGGATCCTTCTGCGCGATTTCGAGCAACACCGGCACGGAGGCTTCGTCGTCGCGATTGCCGAGTGAATACAGCGCCGCCTTTCGCAATTCCAATGAGCCGTCACCGCGCAACACCACCATCAACGCCTCGCGAGCGGCGGCTTTCGGTGAGTTGCCGATCGCATAAACCGCGGTCTTTTTCAATTCTTCGTTGGGATTCGTTTTGATCACGTTGACCAACGTGTTGACGGTTTCTTCGTCATCGCTGTTGCCGATGGCGTAGATCAACGCTTTCGCGACTTCGATATCCTGCTCTTGCGCGGCCATTTTGCCGAGAAACGCCGCGGCTTCACGTCCGCCGGCATTGCCGATGGCGTAGGCCGTCGCCTGACGCACGCGGGTGTTCGTGCTTTTGGCAAAAATGTTTTGCAGAGTCTTTAACGCAACTTCGCTCGAAAGGTTGCCAATCGCGTAAACCGCGGCGGTTTGCAGCTCGGGGTCGGTTTGGTCGAGCGCGGTTTTTTCGAGCGCGGCAACCGCGGCGGGCTCACCGGTATTTCCCAGCGCGTACAAGGCGGCTTTGCGCACTTCCCGCACCGTGCTGGCGGATAAAATTTCACTGAGTGCGCGCACCGCCGCGGAGGAGCCGTAATTCCCGATCGCGTTGGTGGCGGCTCTACTCAATTCCTGATCGGCGGAGGTTTTTGCAATCTTCAGCAAAAATTCCAAGCCGCTGTTTTCTTCAGTGTTGCCGATCCTGTAGAGCGCCGTTTTTTTCACCTCCGGACTCGCACCGGATTCGACGATTTTCATCAACGCCTTCACACTCGCGGCGTTACCTTGATTGCCCAGCGCGTGCACGGCATTTTTTTGGACGGCAGGGTCGGGATCGGTGAGCGCCAATTTTTCCAGCGCTGCCGTCGCTTCAGGACTCTCGACGTTGCCCAGCACATAGACGATCTTTCGCCGCAAATTTGCGCTCTTTTCGGTTTGCAGCAAATCGATCAACAGCTTCGTGATTTCCGGATCATCCTCGCTGTGCCGGCTCAGCGCATAAATCGCTTCCAAACGGATGTTTTCGTCATCTTCACTGCGCAACGCTTCAAGCTCGGCTTTGTATTTCGGCTTGCCGGCGCGTGCCAATTGATCTGCCAGCCGAATCATGTTGCTGCGCGCATCATTGACATATTGGCTGCGGGGGAATTTTTCCACGAATTTTTTATACGCCTGCAAAACTTCTTCGGCATTATCGCCGCGTTTTTCGCGACAATAACTCAGCCAGAAGACGGCATCATCCGTGTACTGATTGCTGGGATATTTTTTCACGTAGGCGTCCAACTGCGTGATGGCTTCGCCCCAGCGCTGATCGAGCACCAAATTATACGCGGTTTTATATTCCTGATAAGCAATGTCCTGCACATTGCCTTCAGGCAATTTCATGATCAGCGGCCGGCCAAACCAGGAGGCATCATCGAATATTGCCGCCGCCCTCGCGTGAATGGGCAAAAGGATCAGGCTGAATAAAATGAGCTTGCGCATATCGGCCTCAGAAAGAATATTTTTATCAAAGCTTTTTTTGCAAAATGAAAACAGCGTCGCATCACAATGATTTTCGTTGCGGTTTAATCGGCGCCAAATTCTGCTGCTGCGCTTGTTGCGCCAATTCGATAATATTGATTTTGAGCAAAAGGCCGTTGCGCGCCACGCCCTCGCGAACCAGCTCGATGGCAGACAAATCATGCTCCGCTTCGAGATTGGCGATTTGCAGCAGAATCAGCTCGAGCTGATTGATGAGCTGAAGCATTTGGCGATTGGCAACCGGGTCAAGCTCGCGGTTCAGCGCGCGCGCCTCGGTGAGCAGATGGCGTGAAACCCGGCGTTGATGCGAAAAATCCGGCCGGAATTCGCCGGACAAATCTTCATTCACCATGCCGAGCAGGAGAATTTCGGAACGTTCCAGCCATTGTTCGGCGCGCGTTTGGACAACCGGCATGGCCGGCGCCGATGATTGAACTATTGGTTGATTTTCATTTCGATCTTGCGGCCACCAATAATGCCCGACGAGAACGCCTAAAACCAGCAGCGCCAAAATTCCGGCGGTGCGGCCGAGCGGAATCAGCATCGGCTGCGCCATCCATTTTTCGCGCAGCCAATTCATCGAGCGTCCGAATGCCGGCTCTCGCGCCGGCGCCCGGCGTTCATCTTTTTCCAGGCGCTGTGCCAGCCGATGCCAATAGCCTTCCCAAAAATGCTCGGGCAGTTGCGGCCGGCGCGGCGCGCCCAGGCGGCGCAGCACATTTTCCATTTCAACCAAAAAATTTCTGCACGGGACGCAAGCAGCAAGATGTTCTTGCAGTTTTTCCGCTTCGGCGGCGCTCAACTCGCCGAAGACTTTGGTGGTGAGCCAGGCTTCGTATTTTTTACAGGGGTTGTGATTCATTGCGATACCAAGTCTGCTTTGTAAAAGGCCAAAGCTTCCTGCAGCTTGCGCAGCGCGCGGAACAGTTGGCTTTTGACCGTGCCTTCGGAGATTTTCAAGATTTTGCTGATTTCGGCGAGCGGCAAATCTTCGTCGTGACGCAGGACGAAAATCGTTCGCTGCTGCGGCGAAAGGCGGTCGAGCGCGCCGCGCAGATGTTGGCGGATCATTTCGGCCTCGGTCGCTTTTTCCGGATTTGCCTCATGATCGGAAGCTGCAAGCGGCTTGTGCTTCTCATCATCCTCAAAATTTTCCCGCAACTCCATTTCCGTCAGCGCCTTTTTGCGGCGCCGGTTCAGGCAAAGATTCACCACGATGCGATACATCCACGAGCCAAGCCGGGCCTGGCCGTGAAATTTGCCGATGCCGCGATACACTTTGATGAACGCTTGCTGCGAAATATCCTCGGCGTCCGGCGCGCTGCCCAAAAGATCATAGGCCAAATTGAACAACGCGCGTTTGTGGTTTTCCACCAGCTCACGAAACGCCGAAGTTTCACCTGCTTGTAATCGCCGAATCAGCTCTTTCTCGTCATTCGCCATGCACGACCCGAATTTCGCCCGAATTGAATTATTAACCGGTCGCTTGCTTTTCGAGTGTTGTTTGGAATGCTGAATAATCGAGCGGCCGGTCAATTGAGCCAAACCGAGCTTGCCTACGATCTCAACCTTTCTGATTTTAAGACACGGACAATCAAAAAGAAGTTTACAGCATTCGCTGCTGATTTTCTAAAATCATTGACAACAGTTGGGAATCTGCTTATATTGACAAGAGTTCACAATCAGCCTGTTAACCATTTTCCCAGGGAGGAGAATATGCCATTTATTGTGTTTCTGGTCATCGCGATAATCGCTTTTGGCGCTTATTTTGTTTCGCGCCGCAGCAGCCTGCCCACGAGAAACGCTGCGGGTTTCGCGCCGCTCATCGGCCTTGTCGCTTTGCTGCTGGCAATCGGCTCGTGCTTGACCGTCGTGCCGGCCGGCCACGTTGGTGTCGTTGATTTCTTCGGCACCGTCTCACCCAACACGTTGAAAGCGGGCATAAACCTTGTCAACCCACTGGCTAACGTTATTAAATTTTCAGTGAAAACACAAGAGCTGAAAGAAGTGATGGACGTGCCGTCCAAAGAAGGCTTGACGGTGCAGCTCGAAGTCAGCGTACTTTATCATCTCAATCCGGAACAGGCCGCCGAAGTCTACAAAACGATTGGACCGTATTATGCGCAAATCATTCTTGAACCGCAATTCCGCTCGGTTGCCCGCGGCGTGACCGCCGCCTTCGAGGCCAGGGCACTTTACACTTCCGAGCGCGAATTGCTGGCCAGCCAGATACAAGATCATTTGAGCAAAATCGTAGCGCCGCGCGGCATCACCATCGAGAGCACGCCGCTGCGCCGCGTCGGTTTGCCGTCGCGTTTGTCGGAATCCATCGAAGAAAAATTACGCGCCGACCAGGAAAGCCAGCGCATGGAATTTGTCCTCAACAAAGAACGGCAGGAGGCCGAGCGTAAACGCATCGAGGCGCAAGGCATCGCGGATTTTCAAAGAATCGTTGCCCAGGGTATCAGCGACCAGCTTTTACGCTGGAAAGGGATCGAAGCCACGGAAAAACTAGCCAATTCGTCCAATGCCAAAGTCGTCATCGTCGGCGCCGGCAAGGACGGCTTGCCGCTGATTCTCGGCGGGCAATGAGCACGTTGCAAATGGCAAGTTGCAAAAAGTAAAAACAAATTTGCAACCTGCCATTTGCCCCTTGCTTCTTGACTTTTCGAAACGAACTGCATATATTAAAAAAGACCGTAGGGGTGTCCCGCTAAAACGGGACTGAGAAAATACCCTCGGAACCTGATCTGGATGATACCAGCGTAGGAAACGGTCACGGTTTTAGTGAAACATTTTCTCTCATGCTTCGCCATCTGGTGGCCGCTTCACTACGCGCTTAAAAGTAGTCCAGCGGCCTTTTTATTTTGCGAGGTGAAGTATGAAACACAAAATCAAATTTTCATTTGCTGCCCTGTTGTTGTTCGTTTCGATTTTATCGGCGCAAGAGCAAGCGATCATCACCGGCAGCGCGCGTGATGCCAAGACCGGCGCCGCGCTGGCGGGATGCAACATTGTCGTCGAGGGGACTTCGATGGGAACCACCAGCGATGCGCAAGGCAATTTTAAATTGAGCGGCGTGCCATTTGGTGAAATCAATCTCATCGCTAGCTTTATCGGTTATCAATCGCAAAGGCTTTCGCTGACCGTTAAACAATCGACGTTATCAGTGGATTTTCGCCTGCCGCCTGTTGCGGTCATCGGCCCCGCCGTCACCGTCGTCGCCACCCGCGCTGCGGAAAGAGAGACCCCGATTGCCTTCGCCACGCTATCCAACT is a genomic window containing:
- a CDS encoding c-type cytochrome, coding for MKKFLKILGGIVLALVVLMGAGLIYFMSSFPKAGPAPNLTIEPAPEKVARGKYLANHVTVCIDCHSTRNFDYYSGPLEPGTEGKGGAEFAEPIGTFYVPNITPAALGNWTDGEILHAFTAGVNKDGQALFPFMPYPIYSALSQDDAEAIVAYLRTLPPIQNEVKRSQLNFPLNFIVRTIPKPYEPQPRPATSDTLAYGKYLNTVAGCHFCHTPVDAQGQSLPGMDFAGGQEFRFPWGKVVRSANITPEQDTGIGAWDKEYFIGRFKEYLDSSASHIPTPQGDDNTVMPWTMYAGMTEEDLAAIFAYLQTVKPIRNEVIKHP
- a CDS encoding bile acid:sodium symporter family protein; amino-acid sequence: MPVDQLQLNFNPDSIRLLNFILGLVMFGVALDLKFDDFKRLAASPVPPLIGLFAQFLLLPALSFLWSLILNPLPSIALGMMLIAACPGGNVSNFLTHLAGGNTALSVSMTAISTAVALVMTPINLTFWGRLNANTSPILQHVNLDPREVFYTIVIILGIPLFAGMMMAHHAPKITARLRPPLKIFSIAFFVVFILIAFAMNWDNFLAYVPRIWYAVLIQNALALSGGYAISRLFRLPRRDARAISIETGIQNSALGLALIFQFFAGLGGMALVAAWWGIWHLISGLSLAMVWSKRPV
- a CDS encoding HEAT repeat domain-containing protein, yielding MRFGHEWSFNSKAYAKFLNDDEQVHLQALAALLDRDEKTALPEIKILARQHENWAMRAAAATMLSRPESAEAISILEEVLNKDADARVRKAAVRALSHRDEPAAREALKRLLTK
- a CDS encoding SDR family oxidoreductase — translated: MLKPSVLITGAAGYLGQETLQQLAQQRDKLRRLVAMDVRDVAPEKRLAGVEYIGADIRSPEMAAWFKEFSVDIVVHLAAIVTPGRRSHRELEYSVDVLGTENVLKACVEAGVKKIIVTSSGAAYGYHPDNPAWLQENHPLRGNEEFAYSYHKRLVEEMLARYREQHPDLQQLVFRPGVVLGKNVNNQITALFEKKFVLGLRGAESPFVFVWDQDVAACLVKGVLENKTGIYNLAGDGALSMREIAAMLKKPYLPLPATLVKSALWLLRQLRLSQYGPEQVNFLRYRPVLSNQKLKTGFGYVPSKNAQEVFEYYLSEKAVVRKYDNQKRK
- a CDS encoding type II toxin-antitoxin system HicB family antitoxin; this translates as MQTIYNLPLILEPQPEGGYTVACPILPELITEGDSIQEAFANASDALPAITEAYEDLERPLPPALQRLTIDTPISIETLVPVG
- a CDS encoding sodium:solute symporter family protein — translated: MILSTTEYFLLAFYLLSLFVLGFMRSRRDSSSMAEYLVAGRRLSLPAFVATLVSTWYGGILGVGEFSYKYGLSNWLVFGAPYYLYAVVFALFIAARARRTLFYTIPDQLEKAYGRGTSMAGALFIFVLSTPAPYVLMIGVLCRMLFGWPLWLGVTLGALLSMIYAFRGGLAAIVRTEILQFLLMYAGFIVMLVFAASRFGTWEFLENNLPPPHLTWRGENSPQYIFVWYFIAMSTLVDPTFYQRCYAAKNEKVARNGILISVLCWMLFDFMTTTTGLYAAAILPNLENPVESYPQLAAKLLPPLARGLFFLSLLATIMSTIDSYAFLSAITFGKDLLWKIGGRGEEKLATFFSRLGLIVTFAAAVVIALWSQSVVAIWYQLGSLATPALLVPLAASFSEKWKMPKTWALLSMFLSAALSGLWMLAGVNGAYWLGLQPIYPGLAASAGCFVLSVTFRKK
- a CDS encoding thiamine pyrophosphate-binding protein — protein: MKSTTGGEIIASMLANEGVEKVFGIIDGTYFGLYSNLKKFGIELISPRHEACALHIAGAYARLTGKLGVAIASNGPGVANALSGVAVENGEGNRVLLITSTRRTGIGYPDRGGTYQYFNQVGAIKPISKWSGVAASFNRLQEMMRRAFRISYHGRPGVVHVDVPEDLMNGKTEAQSFVLPSRYRRLEAMAASEAQIERAAEMLVAARLPMIHAGSGVIHSGAFAELQTVAEILHAPVTTSWGGRSVFPETHELAMPMIYIKLNHQVRNAADLVLTLGSRLGETDWWGKPPYWASPAGQKMIQVDIDEEILGLNKPVDLAVLSDIKIFLAKLLEKLPPLQDKMPLAERRKAVKKFQAARAKFRREFDAPLKDKSAPMNPAHVAAVCRRFFPDDAVCVIDGGNTAVWAHFFHEARVPNTILQTAKFGMLGAGVAQALGAAVAFPERQIYCIIGDGAMGFNLQEIETAVRNKLKVIYLVCCDKQWGMVKMNQQFALKPVKTLVKKSLAADETINADLSEIQFDKLAASMGAHGERVADPQELQPALERSRAAGKCAVIHVDVNPVKHLWAPGLIYFKEMHKEPKGK
- a CDS encoding HEAT repeat domain-containing protein — protein: MRKLILFSLILLPIHARAAAIFDDASWFGRPLIMKLPEGNVQDIAYQEYKTAYNLVLDQRWGEAITQLDAYVKKYPSNQYTDDAVFWLSYCREKRGDNAEEVLQAYKKFVEKFPRSQYVNDARSNMIRLADQLARAGKPKYKAELEALRSEDDENIRLEAIYALSRHSEDDPEITKLLIDLLQTEKSANLRRKIVYVLGNVESPEATAALEKLALTDPDPAVQKNAVHALGNQGNAASVKALMKIVESGASPEVKKTALYRIGNTEENSGLEFLLKIAKTSADQELSRAATNAIGNYGSSAAVRALSEILSASTVREVRKAALYALGNTGEPAAVAALEKTALDQTDPELQTAAVYAIGNLSSEVALKTLQNIFAKSTNTRVRQATAYAIGNAGGREAAAFLGKMAAQEQDIEVAKALIYAIGNSDDEETVNTLVNVIKTNPNEELKKTAVYAIGNSPKAAAREALMVVLRGDGSLELRKAALYSLGNRDDEASVPVLLEIAQKDPNLQLRKAAVAALSQIDSPKAAEALKKIMRGEK